The genomic window CTGATTCACATAAGCCAGCATCTGATCTACCGCTGAAATCACTTTAGAGTTCATCTCGTAGATACGCTGACTTTCAATTAAATTCACAAGCTCTTCGGTCACATTGACGTTAGAGGTTTCTAACGCGCCTTGACGAATAGCCCCCATTCCATCAAGCGAAGCCGTGCCTTGGATAGGTGTGCCGCTTGCCCCCGTCTCGGTGTAGAGGTTTTGTCCCATAGGATCGAGACCCGATGGGTTAATGAAATCCGACATACTGAGCTGACCTACCACCTGATTTTCTGCGGCGCCCGGTGTTTTTACCGACACTTCACCTTCGGCAGAAACCGTAATACTGGTAGCATCCTCTGGGATAGTGATCGCAGGCTGCAGCACAAAACCAGAACCTGGCGTAACTATCTGCCCGGTATCGTCTAAGGTAAATTGGCCATTGCGGGTATAAGCCGTAGTACCATCGGGTAATTGCACTTCAAAAAAGCCAGGGCCTTCAATCATCAGATCGAGTGAATTGTCCGTTGTCAGCATATTGCCTTGGGTGAACATTTTTTGAGTGGCAACCACCTTAGTACCCGCACCGATATTTAAGCCATTGGGTAATTTAGTGTTAGAGGCACTAATGCCCCCCGCTTGGTTAACGGTTTGATATAACAAATCTTCAAATACCGCACGGCTCTTTTTGTAGCCCACAGTGCTGGCGTTGGCGACGTTGTTTGAAATCACCGCAATGTCAGTTTGCTGTGCGTCTAAGCCAGTTTTACTAATCCATAACGCCGGATGCATAATCTATCTCCTAACTAATACGCATTAATGAAGATGAAGCGCGATCGTTTTCTTCCGCGGTTTTCATCATCTTGACTTGCAATTCAAACTGGCGCTGTAGGTCAATCAAAGACACCATTTCATCTACTGGATTAACGTTACTCCCCTCCACCGCACCGCTCTCAACATAGACACTGGGATCGGCGGGGGCATCGTCACCCGATACAAGGCGGAATAACCCATCCTCGCCACGCATCATCTGCGCATTACCGGGATTGACGAGTTTTAATCTACCCACTTCCTCCACCACATCCGCAGTGGCACCTTGGGGACGAACGGAAATAATGCCATCTTGGGAAATTGATACTTTGTCAATCGGCAGCGGCAACACAATTGGCCCCGCATCTCCCATCACAGGGTTTCCCCTGTCGTTATGCAATAAACC from Shewanella putrefaciens includes these protein-coding regions:
- the flgG gene encoding flagellar basal-body rod protein FlgG, translating into MHPALWISKTGLDAQQTDIAVISNNVANASTVGYKKSRAVFEDLLYQTVNQAGGISASNTKLPNGLNIGAGTKVVATQKMFTQGNMLTTDNSLDLMIEGPGFFEVQLPDGTTAYTRNGQFTLDDTGQIVTPGSGFVLQPAITIPEDATSITVSAEGEVSVKTPGAAENQVVGQLSMSDFINPSGLDPMGQNLYTETGASGTPIQGTASLDGMGAIRQGALETSNVNVTEELVNLIESQRIYEMNSKVISAVDQMLAYVNQNL
- the flgF gene encoding flagellar basal-body rod protein FlgF, with translation MDKFLYISMSGAKQNMNELALRANNLANANTDGFKADMAQARTMQAFGEGLPSRVFAMVETPSANFRSGPIKTTGRDLDVAIKGDGWFAVQAQDGGEAYTRSGSLSFDATGLLHNDRGNPVMGDAGPIVLPLPIDKVSISQDGIISVRPQGATADVVEEVGRLKLVNPGNAQMMRGEDGLFRLVSGDDAPADPSVYVESGAVEGSNVNPVDEMVSLIDLQRQFELQVKMMKTAEENDRASSSLMRIS